In one window of Methanolobus mangrovi DNA:
- the ppk1 gene encoding polyphosphate kinase 1 translates to MNLYEVLNNRIAVFILKYDSILMFLKSRKMSFMSNEVKDYINREISWLSFNERVLQEAKDPGVPLLERLKFLGIFSSNLDEFFSVRVGTLQRMIDAGFKSKVMVGVSPRKVMRQVHNKVLELRDEFDKVFVELTKELEKHDIFIVDETQLDEAQKTFLKTYFQEKVRPRLIPVMLKDIPSFPYLKNQVIYLLIDVRKKWDPNGSKFALIEVPADVLPRFIMLPHCGEKKCVIMLDDVIRFGLDDIFSTFEYDSIGAYTIKLTRDSELDIDDDVTKSFFEKVSESLEERKKGQPVRFVYDRDMPYYLLDFTLKRLKIQKFENLVPGGKYHNAKDFMNFPQVGPDSFFYENKHPLPHKDLLRHKSIFAAIRETDILLHYPYQSFDYFIDLLREAAIDPNVSSIKITLYRVARNSNVINALINAIKNGKSVTVVIELQARFDEESNIYWTQKLEDAGAKIIDGVPGLKVHSKLCHITRNEGNSPVHYSCIGTGNFNESTAKLYCDHMLMTSNPDLTFEVEKVFDFFTHNYKVYDYKHLIIAPLQMRNAFKKHIENEIKNAKEGKPAYIHAKMNSLVDSEMINALYDASKAGVRIKLAIRGICSLVPGVEGFSENIEAISIVDKYLEHSRIFIFCNNEEERYFISSADWMVRNLDRRVEVATPIYGPSLQNELKEYMSLQFLDNTKARIIDEHQNNKYRIGGDRSYRAQDDIYDFLEKQLNNEDA, encoded by the coding sequence ATGAATCTGTATGAAGTATTAAATAACAGGATTGCTGTATTTATATTAAAATACGACAGCATTCTAATGTTTTTAAAATCAAGAAAAATGAGCTTTATGTCCAATGAAGTGAAGGATTATATTAACCGGGAGATCAGCTGGCTTTCATTCAATGAAAGAGTACTCCAGGAAGCAAAAGATCCTGGAGTCCCATTACTTGAACGTCTCAAGTTCCTTGGGATATTCTCTTCGAACCTTGATGAGTTTTTCAGCGTAAGGGTTGGTACTTTACAGCGGATGATAGATGCTGGTTTTAAATCCAAGGTTATGGTGGGTGTTTCACCTAGAAAGGTTATGAGACAGGTTCATAATAAAGTGCTGGAGCTTCGGGATGAGTTTGACAAAGTGTTTGTAGAACTTACAAAGGAGCTGGAAAAGCATGATATTTTCATTGTTGATGAAACACAGCTTGATGAAGCTCAAAAGACTTTCCTTAAAACCTATTTCCAGGAAAAAGTACGGCCACGTCTTATTCCTGTCATGCTGAAAGATATTCCAAGTTTTCCATATTTAAAGAATCAGGTTATCTATCTTCTAATCGATGTCAGGAAAAAGTGGGATCCAAACGGTTCAAAATTTGCTTTGATCGAGGTTCCTGCGGATGTTCTTCCCCGTTTTATCATGCTTCCTCATTGTGGTGAGAAGAAATGTGTGATCATGCTGGATGACGTGATACGTTTTGGTCTTGATGATATCTTCTCAACATTTGAATATGATTCAATAGGTGCATATACGATAAAACTGACCAGGGACTCTGAACTGGATATTGATGATGATGTAACCAAAAGTTTCTTTGAAAAGGTATCTGAGAGCCTTGAGGAAAGAAAAAAAGGCCAGCCAGTTCGTTTTGTCTATGACCGGGATATGCCTTACTATCTTCTGGATTTCACGCTCAAAAGACTAAAGATCCAAAAATTCGAAAATCTTGTACCAGGTGGTAAATATCATAATGCAAAGGATTTCATGAATTTTCCACAGGTAGGACCCGATTCATTCTTTTATGAAAATAAACATCCTTTACCGCACAAAGACCTTCTGCGCCATAAAAGCATATTTGCTGCTATAAGGGAAACAGATATTCTACTTCATTATCCTTATCAGTCTTTTGATTATTTCATTGACCTTCTAAGAGAGGCAGCCATCGATCCCAATGTTTCGAGCATAAAGATCACCCTTTACAGGGTTGCCCGCAATTCCAATGTTATCAATGCGCTCATTAACGCAATAAAGAATGGGAAAAGCGTTACAGTTGTCATTGAACTTCAGGCGAGGTTTGATGAGGAATCCAATATTTACTGGACCCAGAAACTTGAAGATGCGGGTGCAAAGATTATTGACGGTGTGCCCGGTCTGAAAGTCCATTCAAAACTCTGTCATATTACAAGGAATGAGGGAAATAGTCCTGTTCATTATTCCTGCATCGGGACAGGTAATTTCAATGAATCTACTGCAAAGCTCTATTGTGATCATATGCTTATGACATCAAATCCTGATCTGACATTTGAAGTGGAAAAGGTTTTTGATTTCTTCACTCATAACTATAAAGTATATGATTACAAGCATCTCATAATAGCTCCTCTGCAAATGCGCAATGCATTCAAAAAACACATTGAAAATGAAATAAAGAATGCAAAAGAAGGGAAGCCGGCATACATTCATGCGAAGATGAATAGTCTTGTGGATAGCGAGATGATCAATGCACTTTATGATGCCAGTAAGGCAGGGGTCAGGATAAAACTGGCTATCAGGGGTATCTGTTCACTAGTTCCGGGTGTTGAAGGGTTCAGCGAAAACATCGAAGCCATCAGTATAGTTGATAAGTATCTCGAGCATTCCCGTATTTTCATTTTCTGCAACAATGAAGAGGAAAGGTATTTCATTTCATCTGCTGACTGGATGGTAAGGAATCTGGACAGGCGTGT
- a CDS encoding CHAD domain-containing protein, protein MTGLLFAIVSRLSRSSGSEVILIVCFLLGFGILLILAGINIAGIRRQLSQNYSFIAGMLLSVTGVLMFVFSFPDNCLYPRVSYVIIFYSLGIFLLLINIFANYFLQAFESSKEQGTTVQKQCSVIANEPDQHNDCSVLATFAGILITNITTASYEPAFLTNTSGSDDTFIVTDTASGEKQPESQIMENTEENTMSDPAIAEEIKEDNSFIEPTALETTQFPEIVEIPETEDIGIPEKTQVEDIGSIAVASAETLEISASDMPVVPFSEFRSMKKTDIKATDTMRDAARKILMFHFGVMVEHERGTKVGKDIEQLHDMRVAAMRMRSAIEVLEDYLDMKKMFSHYRNIKSTRRVLGSVRDLDVFLEKIDHYLEGQSPEIRIDMDPLTDSILIEKAKQRGNMLEYLDDVKYNKFKNNFADYLLGKKAWKMKSINKNGEPVPCRVMDVLPVLLYTQFAAVRAYDEVISDETVVDPSLEKYHQLRIDVKILRYTLEFFKEVLGSESRDLIRDLKALQDNLGDMHDTVVALELLENFEKYGRWGEVDKKSSHASTGLQDYPGVDAYLEYRKQELQNLLDTFPDVWSKVIDPDFSVRFSQSISGIYLS, encoded by the coding sequence ATGACCGGCCTTCTATTTGCAATAGTCAGCAGGCTCAGTCGCAGTTCCGGTTCAGAGGTAATATTAATAGTCTGCTTCTTACTGGGTTTTGGGATACTGTTAATTCTTGCAGGCATCAATATTGCAGGAATTCGCCGTCAGCTTTCACAGAATTATTCTTTCATAGCAGGTATGCTGCTCTCTGTAACAGGAGTTCTTATGTTCGTATTCTCATTCCCTGACAACTGTTTATATCCAAGGGTATCCTATGTGATAATATTTTATTCACTGGGGATTTTTCTGCTATTGATCAATATTTTCGCTAATTATTTTCTGCAGGCGTTTGAAAGCTCAAAAGAGCAGGGAACAACCGTTCAGAAACAATGCTCTGTCATCGCCAATGAACCTGATCAACATAATGATTGTTCCGTACTTGCAACCTTTGCAGGTATCTTGATAACTAATATAACAACAGCTTCTTACGAGCCAGCTTTCCTTACAAATACAAGTGGAAGCGACGATACATTCATCGTAACTGATACAGCTTCTGGAGAAAAACAGCCGGAGTCACAAATAATGGAGAACACTGAGGAAAACACGATGTCTGATCCAGCAATTGCTGAAGAGATCAAAGAAGATAATAGCTTCATCGAACCCACAGCTCTGGAAACAACACAATTCCCGGAAATAGTTGAAATTCCGGAAACAGAGGATATTGGAATACCTGAAAAAACTCAAGTTGAAGATATTGGGTCAATTGCAGTGGCTTCCGCAGAGACACTAGAAATATCTGCCTCCGACATGCCTGTTGTTCCGTTCTCTGAATTCAGGTCAATGAAAAAGACCGACATCAAGGCCACCGATACAATGCGAGATGCTGCACGCAAGATACTCATGTTCCATTTCGGAGTCATGGTTGAGCACGAGAGAGGGACGAAAGTAGGAAAGGATATTGAACAACTTCATGATATGAGGGTTGCTGCAATGCGTATGCGCTCGGCTATCGAGGTTCTGGAAGATTATCTTGATATGAAAAAGATGTTTTCACATTACAGGAACATCAAATCTACAAGAAGGGTACTGGGTTCTGTGAGAGATCTGGATGTTTTCCTTGAGAAGATAGATCATTACCTTGAGGGCCAATCTCCTGAAATACGAATAGACATGGATCCACTTACAGATTCCATTCTAATAGAGAAGGCAAAGCAGCGCGGTAACATGCTTGAGTATCTGGATGATGTAAAGTATAATAAGTTCAAAAATAATTTTGCTGATTATCTTCTGGGGAAAAAAGCCTGGAAAATGAAATCCATAAATAAGAATGGTGAACCTGTTCCTTGCAGGGTCATGGATGTTCTGCCTGTACTTTTATACACCCAGTTTGCAGCTGTCAGAGCATATGATGAAGTTATTTCAGATGAAACAGTAGTCGATCCATCCCTTGAAAAATATCATCAGCTGAGAATTGATGTTAAGATACTACGCTATACACTTGAATTCTTTAAAGAAGTACTTGGTTCAGAGTCCAGGGATCTTATAAGGGATCTGAAGGCCCTCCAGGATAATCTGGGAGATATGCATGATACGGTGGTTGCACTTGAACTCCTGGAGAATTTCGAGAAATATGGCAGGTGGGGTGAAGTTGATAAAAAAAGTTCCCATGCTTCAACCGGACTTCAGGATTATCCGGGTGTGGATGCTTATCTTGAATACAGGAAACAGGAACTTCAAAACCTCCTTGATACCTTCCCTGATGTATGGTCAAAGGTTATCGATCCGGATTTCAGTGTGAGGTTTTCGCAGTCAATATCAGGTATTTACCTATCTTGA
- a CDS encoding DUF362 domain-containing protein → MPWVNKKECISCRKCVKKCPVDAIDMVKGKALILNEKCINCGKCIKICPVKAILKDREIVKFKVQSKLKALKGSLSENKSKKAKKRLIKSHIRQMKMQQKVLSETINELKRIKL, encoded by the coding sequence ATGCCATGGGTCAATAAAAAGGAATGTATTTCGTGCAGGAAATGTGTAAAAAAATGTCCTGTGGATGCAATTGATATGGTAAAGGGGAAAGCTCTTATTTTAAATGAAAAATGCATCAACTGTGGCAAATGCATAAAGATCTGTCCGGTTAAAGCAATCCTTAAGGACAGGGAAATAGTGAAATTCAAGGTCCAATCAAAGCTAAAGGCACTAAAAGGTTCACTTTCCGAAAACAAAAGCAAAAAAGCAAAAAAACGCCTGATAAAAAGTCATATCAGGCAAATGAAAATGCAGCAAAAGGTTCTCAGTGAGACTATAAATGAACTGAAGCGCATTAAATTATAA
- a CDS encoding MgtC/SapB family protein, protein MIQSIQWGIDPLSFVFLEKIILSLMIGILIGIEREHWRADKKIFAGVRTFAITCITGTLATLLVDYIGVWILVITSLLAVLSSAALIYVVNILKGKSGLTTAIALFCTYLLGIVVAQGLYLVAIVTALILTFILIEKKPLHSFAEHLSESDINSAIKFLAVAFVLYPIMPEEPIYGILRLKSAILIVVLVSFISFVSYISLKKMGPKGGIPYSGFFGGFISSEATVAALSGLSMKRPILKDSIHIGSMLAVVSMIISNTIIALIADPTAKTASLMAPPFVVMGSIAIIVVALKWKNTLNLEESIDIGSPFALGPAFKFGAVFTILLVIANFANEYGGTGGAYVTALGGIVSSSAVTASVAALAFSGNLSVQTAAETAILAGLISTLSKTFYIKVTGSPELFKTSLLSFIAIVAAGSVTLIIWSFYIRTYLG, encoded by the coding sequence ATGATCCAGTCCATCCAGTGGGGTATTGACCCTTTATCATTCGTTTTTCTGGAGAAGATAATACTTTCACTGATGATAGGGATACTTATCGGTATTGAGAGGGAACACTGGCGTGCAGATAAAAAGATATTCGCAGGGGTCAGAACCTTTGCCATTACCTGCATAACAGGTACTCTTGCCACGCTACTTGTTGATTATATCGGCGTATGGATACTTGTTATAACAAGTCTTCTTGCAGTTCTTTCTTCAGCAGCTCTCATATACGTCGTCAACATCCTCAAAGGTAAATCAGGACTTACTACTGCAATTGCACTCTTCTGCACATACCTTTTAGGAATAGTCGTTGCCCAGGGACTATATCTGGTAGCAATAGTCACAGCCCTTATACTGACTTTCATCCTTATAGAGAAGAAACCTCTGCATTCATTTGCAGAGCATCTCTCGGAAAGTGACATAAATAGCGCTATTAAATTCCTGGCAGTTGCCTTTGTACTTTACCCGATAATGCCGGAAGAACCCATCTATGGAATTCTGAGGCTCAAATCAGCCATACTTATAGTAGTACTGGTCTCATTCATTAGTTTTGTAAGTTATATTTCCCTGAAAAAGATGGGGCCAAAAGGTGGCATTCCGTATTCTGGTTTTTTTGGAGGATTCATTAGCAGTGAAGCCACCGTAGCTGCACTTTCAGGATTATCAATGAAAAGACCGATACTCAAGGATTCCATTCACATCGGTTCAATGCTTGCAGTAGTATCTATGATCATAAGTAACACTATTATAGCACTGATTGCAGATCCGACTGCAAAGACTGCCTCATTAATGGCTCCACCTTTCGTGGTAATGGGAAGCATCGCCATTATAGTTGTAGCACTCAAATGGAAGAATACATTGAACCTGGAAGAAAGCATAGATATAGGCTCACCGTTCGCACTTGGTCCGGCATTCAAATTCGGAGCTGTATTCACAATACTCCTTGTTATCGCTAACTTCGCTAACGAATATGGAGGAACAGGGGGGGCTTATGTGACAGCACTCGGAGGAATAGTCAGCAGTTCTGCAGTGACTGCTTCTGTAGCAGCACTGGCATTCTCAGGAAACCTTTCGGTCCAGACAGCTGCTGAAACAGCGATCCTTGCCGGACTTATCAGTACCCTCAGCAAAACATTCTACATAAAGGTCACCGGCTCACCCGAGCTGTTCAAAACATCCCTTTTATCATTCATCGCGATTGTAGCAGCCGGGTCTGTCACATTGATAATATGGAGCTTTTACATACGGACATATCTTGGTTAA
- the pap gene encoding polyphosphate:AMP phosphotransferase, translating into MLENVDLDKSLSKEEYDDIIEDLTIRIGELQRKAWKTDIPTIIVFEGWHASGMTEIINRFLLTLNPMGFDLYTTGKPCYQEEQKPLLWRFWTKIPKKGSIAIFDRSWYRRVVIEHDGKGKVDKHMPKCLEGITYFERQLTDEGYLLIKFFLHVSKKEQAKRYRDLKKEGVPLFIVEEEEQEYLNEYDRHLPVIEGILERTDKASAPWTIVEAEDKNFATVKVLAKVIESIENKIVEAESNAEATQNDQVDNCVIPNIDSSILEKIDLDKSLAYKEYKKEKKACQKKIAQLQYELFRNRIPLIVLFEGWDASGKGGSIRRLAQKLNPRLYRVIPVGVPSNYELAHHYLWRFYNEIPEAGHIGIYDRSWYGRVLVERVEKLCNTHEWKRAYREINEFEEILTNYGTIIIKFWTHIDKEEQLNRFKQRENTPYKKWKITSDDWRNREKWNLYLSAADEMLQKTSTSWAPWTIVESNDKYYSRIKILHTVIDRIEEELKQRGLQ; encoded by the coding sequence ATGCTTGAAAATGTAGATCTGGATAAAAGTCTCAGCAAAGAAGAATATGATGACATAATCGAAGATTTGACGATACGAATTGGAGAACTACAGAGAAAAGCATGGAAAACGGACATACCCACCATCATAGTCTTTGAAGGTTGGCACGCATCCGGTATGACAGAGATAATCAACCGATTCCTTTTGACCCTCAACCCAATGGGATTTGACCTTTACACAACCGGAAAGCCCTGTTATCAGGAAGAGCAAAAACCACTATTATGGCGTTTCTGGACAAAGATACCGAAGAAGGGAAGCATCGCTATCTTTGACAGGAGCTGGTATCGCAGAGTAGTCATAGAACATGACGGGAAAGGTAAAGTGGATAAGCACATGCCGAAATGCCTTGAGGGTATAACCTATTTTGAAAGACAGCTCACAGATGAAGGATACCTCCTCATCAAATTCTTCCTTCATGTCAGCAAAAAAGAACAGGCAAAGAGATACCGTGACTTGAAGAAGGAAGGCGTACCACTTTTTATCGTAGAGGAAGAGGAACAGGAATATCTCAATGAATACGACAGGCATCTGCCCGTAATAGAAGGGATCCTTGAAAGAACGGACAAAGCCTCTGCACCATGGACCATTGTAGAGGCTGAGGACAAAAACTTTGCCACTGTTAAAGTGCTTGCAAAGGTTATAGAGTCGATAGAGAATAAAATAGTTGAAGCTGAGAGCAATGCCGAAGCAACTCAAAATGACCAAGTTGATAACTGTGTCATCCCGAACATAGATTCATCGATACTTGAAAAAATAGATCTGGATAAAAGTCTCGCTTACAAAGAATACAAAAAAGAAAAGAAGGCATGTCAGAAAAAGATAGCACAACTCCAGTATGAGCTTTTCAGGAACCGTATTCCCCTTATCGTACTATTTGAAGGCTGGGACGCTTCAGGAAAAGGTGGTAGCATAAGGCGACTTGCACAGAAACTGAACCCCAGATTATATCGTGTGATCCCTGTGGGAGTGCCTTCAAATTATGAACTGGCACATCATTATCTGTGGAGGTTCTACAATGAGATACCCGAAGCAGGCCACATCGGGATATATGACAGGAGCTGGTATGGCAGGGTGCTTGTGGAACGGGTGGAAAAACTGTGTAATACCCATGAATGGAAGCGTGCTTACAGGGAGATAAATGAGTTTGAGGAAATACTCACTAACTACGGCACCATAATCATCAAGTTCTGGACCCATATTGACAAAGAGGAACAGCTTAACCGGTTCAAGCAGCGTGAGAACACACCATATAAGAAATGGAAGATCACATCAGATGACTGGCGCAACAGGGAAAAATGGAACCTGTACCTTAGTGCTGCAGATGAGATGCTTCAAAAGACAAGCACTTCCTGGGCACCCTGGACAATCGTTGAATCCAATGACAAGTACTACTCAAGGATAAAGATACTACACACTGTCATCGACCGCATAGAAGAGGAACTGAAACAGAGAGGACTTCAATAG
- a CDS encoding CYTH domain-containing protein: protein MEIEAKFLVSGRDVFDKLMNIDSINEFSISDAVLKEFRDTYLDTLDMAIYASGFSFRCREKKDKVVYTLKSLKSASSLIHMREETEFTLSEKVPVKEWNDCDLKNRVLKMIGSGNLFPLFLVEHKRTDLQVYNRERHVAELSFDDVIIICGNNKKIYLELEVELMGDGKEDELHQIAAFFRDEAGLVVGTSSKFDNGLELYMENIKQDAKSLDYGIVSDNQQITFSPIRDMFEEYSIEQEHARKVAENSLMLFDALKPIHALDGNLRQTLRFAALVHDIGVMTDVSTHHKVGRDILLSTCPEELPYPLCLFLPWMTFLHKKRIDKKKLQKLSQNKKFSQLPLQMQDDILKMSAILRLADALDLSRMDSKIVDIDLEKEDIVIKVMGPGADTDADRADTKADLWRLLFEKDVYFREDY, encoded by the coding sequence ATGGAAATTGAAGCTAAGTTCCTTGTATCAGGGCGTGATGTGTTCGATAAGCTCATGAATATAGATTCAATAAATGAGTTTAGTATTTCGGATGCTGTGCTGAAAGAGTTCAGAGATACTTACCTTGATACACTGGACATGGCAATATACGCTTCAGGTTTTTCATTCAGGTGCAGAGAAAAAAAAGACAAGGTGGTCTATACTCTCAAGTCACTGAAAAGTGCAAGTTCTCTTATCCATATGAGGGAAGAAACCGAATTCACCCTTTCTGAGAAGGTTCCTGTGAAAGAATGGAATGATTGTGACCTTAAGAACCGGGTATTAAAGATGATAGGCTCGGGTAATCTCTTCCCACTGTTTCTTGTAGAACACAAAAGAACAGACCTTCAGGTCTACAACAGAGAACGGCATGTGGCCGAATTGAGTTTTGATGATGTTATCATCATTTGTGGAAACAACAAAAAAATCTATCTTGAGCTTGAAGTAGAGCTAATGGGTGATGGCAAAGAGGATGAACTTCATCAGATAGCTGCATTTTTCCGGGATGAAGCAGGTCTGGTTGTAGGCACCAGTTCCAAATTTGACAATGGGCTTGAACTCTATATGGAGAACATTAAACAAGATGCTAAAAGCCTTGATTATGGTATCGTTTCTGATAATCAGCAGATAACATTCTCGCCTATCAGGGATATGTTCGAAGAATACAGTATCGAACAGGAGCATGCCCGTAAGGTTGCCGAGAATTCCTTAATGCTCTTTGATGCACTCAAACCTATTCATGCACTGGATGGGAATCTTCGCCAGACATTGAGGTTTGCAGCTCTTGTTCATGATATAGGGGTTATGACCGATGTCAGCACCCACCATAAGGTAGGAAGGGATATCCTCCTTTCAACATGTCCTGAGGAACTTCCCTATCCTCTCTGTCTGTTCCTGCCGTGGATGACCTTCCTCCATAAGAAGAGGATTGATAAAAAGAAGCTTCAAAAACTATCCCAGAACAAGAAGTTCTCCCAGCTTCCTTTGCAGATGCAGGATGACATACTCAAAATGTCCGCAATTCTAAGACTCGCAGATGCACTGGATCTCAGCAGAATGGATAGTAAAATAGTTGATATTGATCTTGAGAAAGAAGACATAGTCATAAAAGTGATGGGGCCTGGAGCAGACACAGATGCCGACAGGGCAGATACAAAAGCTGACCTGTGGCGTTTGCTCTTTGAAAAGGATGTATATTTCAGGGAAGACTATTGA
- a CDS encoding GNAT family N-acetyltransferase, which yields MPHELSFKLLPSVQSSDYRWLNIDRNGQRVGKARGRVDDNVLTIHSITIFPEFEGNNYGSKTIEFFKEHFNTVIADRVRPTAIGFWEKMGFSNNGDGSYIFHKKGHCS from the coding sequence ATGCCACATGAACTATCATTTAAACTGCTCCCATCTGTGCAAAGTTCTGATTACAGGTGGCTGAATATCGACCGCAATGGGCAAAGAGTTGGAAAGGCCCGGGGCAGAGTGGATGATAATGTTCTGACTATCCATTCCATAACTATTTTTCCGGAATTTGAGGGAAATAACTATGGAAGTAAAACAATAGAGTTTTTCAAAGAACATTTCAATACTGTCATTGCAGACAGGGTAAGGCCGACAGCAATTGGATTCTGGGAAAAAATGGGTTTTTCGAACAATGGCGATGGTTCTTACATTTTCCATAAAAAGGGACATTGCTCCTGA
- a CDS encoding CheR family methyltransferase produces MAIAFTYFFRDMQTLEMIRDYVIPELRSRRYIHIWDAGCAMGPEPYSLAIVLRENMGMTFRNVKIHATDIDNSNLFGDIIKKGIYPREMVQRIPEPIFNKYFSPADEPDHFRISDEIRRSVEFTKNDLLNLKPIRTGLNLILCKNVLLHFKEEERIEVLKMFHDSLEGGYFATEQTQKIPLEMQEYFEPVVANAQLYRKVG; encoded by the coding sequence ATGGCAATAGCTTTCACTTATTTTTTCAGGGATATGCAAACATTGGAAATGATCAGGGATTATGTAATTCCTGAACTTCGAAGCCGACGTTACATTCATATATGGGATGCCGGCTGTGCCATGGGTCCAGAACCTTACTCACTGGCAATTGTGCTGAGGGAGAATATGGGTATGACCTTCAGGAATGTGAAGATACATGCAACGGACATAGATAACAGCAACCTGTTTGGAGATATAATTAAAAAAGGTATATACCCCCGGGAAATGGTTCAGAGGATACCGGAGCCAATATTCAATAAATATTTCTCACCAGCAGATGAACCCGACCACTTCCGGATTTCCGATGAAATCAGGAGAAGTGTTGAATTCACAAAAAATGACCTTTTAAATCTGAAACCTATCAGAACAGGTCTCAACCTGATTCTGTGTAAAAATGTACTTTTGCATTTTAAGGAAGAGGAAAGGATAGAAGTTCTCAAGATGTTCCATGATTCTCTTGAGGGTGGTTATTTTGCAACCGAACAGACCCAGAAGATTCCTCTGGAAATGCAGGAATACTTTGAACCGGTTGTTGCAAATGCACAGCTGTACCGAAAAGTTGGTTGA
- a CDS encoding chemotaxis protein CheW: MADDLKSGTTSVDELLQMVVFQLGGEEFGVEIMKVQEIIRMPEITQIPQSPEYVEGVINLRGKIIVVINLDKRFNLRSKEVDEHSRIIVVEIGNNVVGMIVDSVNEVLRIPASNIDPAPELVMSSVSKEYITGVGKMDGRLLILLDLAKVLNKKEVEDIASLA; encoded by the coding sequence ATGGCAGATGATTTAAAATCCGGAACAACTTCCGTTGATGAATTATTACAAATGGTAGTTTTCCAGCTAGGTGGTGAAGAATTCGGAGTAGAGATCATGAAGGTCCAGGAGATCATACGGATGCCTGAGATCACACAGATCCCACAATCTCCTGAGTATGTAGAAGGTGTCATCAACCTGCGTGGAAAGATTATTGTGGTTATCAATCTTGATAAACGCTTTAATCTCCGATCAAAGGAAGTAGATGAGCATTCACGCATAATTGTTGTTGAGATCGGCAATAATGTTGTGGGTATGATCGTTGATTCCGTGAATGAGGTATTGAGAATCCCTGCTTCAAATATTGATCCGGCTCCTGAACTTGTCATGTCAAGTGTAAGTAAGGAATATATCACAGGCGTAGGCAAAATGGATGGTCGCCTTCTGATACTTCTTGATCTTGCAAAAGTATTGAATAAAAAGGAAGTTGAGGATATCGCAAGTCTTGCCTGA